A window of Elgaria multicarinata webbii isolate HBS135686 ecotype San Diego chromosome 2, rElgMul1.1.pri, whole genome shotgun sequence contains these coding sequences:
- the PTH gene encoding parathyroid hormone, producing MTSIRDMAKTAIILCAVCFFANSDGKAVKKRSVSEMQIMHNLGEHLHSANRQTWLLEKLQTVHHDPQAAEETAMDAKPREVRSWRLLPDHLQAKLQKKQKDWNKGYKDITFKTKPQ from the exons ATGACTTCAATCAGAGACATGGCTAAAACTGCAATCATTTTATGTGCCGTCTGTTTCTTCGCAAATTCTGATGGAAAAGCTGTGAA GAAGCGGTCTGTAAGTGAAATGCAGATTATGCACAATTTAGGAGAACACCTGCATTCTGCAAACCGGCAAACTTGGCTCCTTGAGAAACTGCAAACTGTGCACCATGATCCCCAGGCTGCTGAAGAGACAGCCATGGATGCGAAGCCCCGCGAGGTCAGAAGTTGGAGGCTGCTCCCGGATCATCTGCAGGCAAAGCTGCAGAAGAAACAAAAGGATTGGAACAAAGGTTATAAAGATATCACCTTCAAAACAAAACCCCAGTGA